One Epidermidibacterium keratini DNA segment encodes these proteins:
- a CDS encoding winged helix DNA-binding domain-containing protein has protein sequence MTAARVLRQRLAAQHLSSRALASAAEVVSHLTCVQSQEPTVAPYSLGLRMRRASQQRVWDELSSGTFVRTHILRPTWHYVAADDLRWIQAATAPRVLQMMAGRYRQLEIDDALVSALEDVLLPLLAEAPLTRRQIAAEASARGLELPGERLGHSLMTLELRAVICSGPMAGTAHTYRIVDDDSPLPFSGDAALRELARRFYRGHGPASIGDFARWASLTKTQAAAATHDAGDALERIVVRRAELYVDPAYSPPLARRPRTMLLPLFDEALLTSPDLPFTQPESHPHADLRYPWTSYNPGAGIVLHRGANVGAWWREFPGDDTVRITLRLASGLSADDRPAIEQAAERYAAFLGRTLTAID, from the coding sequence GTGACCGCCGCTCGGGTGCTGCGCCAGCGACTTGCCGCGCAGCACCTGAGCAGCAGGGCACTGGCCTCCGCGGCGGAGGTGGTCTCGCACCTGACCTGCGTGCAGTCGCAGGAGCCCACCGTCGCGCCGTACTCCCTCGGGCTGCGGATGCGCCGCGCGAGTCAGCAACGGGTGTGGGACGAGCTCAGCAGCGGCACCTTCGTGCGCACCCACATTCTCCGGCCCACCTGGCACTACGTCGCTGCTGATGATCTGCGGTGGATCCAGGCCGCGACGGCGCCACGCGTACTCCAGATGATGGCCGGGCGGTATCGACAGCTGGAGATCGACGACGCTCTCGTCTCCGCTCTTGAGGATGTGCTGCTGCCCCTGCTCGCCGAGGCCCCGCTGACTCGGCGGCAGATCGCCGCAGAGGCGAGCGCCCGCGGGCTGGAGCTGCCCGGCGAACGGCTCGGGCACTCGCTGATGACTCTCGAACTACGCGCGGTGATCTGCTCCGGACCAATGGCTGGTACGGCGCACACCTACCGGATCGTCGATGACGACTCGCCTCTGCCGTTCTCCGGCGACGCTGCGCTGCGCGAGCTGGCGCGACGGTTCTACCGCGGCCACGGCCCGGCCAGCATTGGCGACTTCGCGCGGTGGGCCAGCCTGACCAAGACCCAGGCCGCCGCGGCGACGCATGATGCCGGTGACGCGCTCGAGCGCATCGTCGTCAGGCGGGCCGAGCTGTACGTCGATCCGGCGTACTCGCCGCCGCTCGCGCGCCGGCCGCGCACGATGCTGCTGCCGCTGTTTGACGAGGCGTTGTTGACCTCTCCGGACCTGCCCTTCACACAGCCCGAGTCACACCCTCATGCCGACCTGCGCTACCCGTGGACGAGCTACAACCCCGGCGCCGGCATCGTGCTGCACCGCGGCGCCAACGTCGGCGCGTGGTGGCGCGAGTTTCCCGGCGACGACACGGTGCGGATCACGCTGCGTCTGGCTTCGGGGCTGAGCGCCGACGACCGGCCGGCGATCGAGCAGGCCGCCGAACGTTACGCCGCCTTCCTCGGCCGCACCCTCACCGCCATCGACTAA
- a CDS encoding DHA2 family efflux MFS transporter permease subunit gives MVVGFFMILVDSTIVSVATDSIMTGLGTDLGSVIWVTSAYLLAYVVPLLLSGRLGDQFGPRRMYLTGLAVFTLASAACGFAGSAELLIAARVVQGLGAAMMTPQTMAVITRTFPPDKRGTAMSLWGSVAGIALLVGPLAGGFLVGTLGWEWIFFVNVPVGIVAFALAYRLVPQLPTHRHRFDVLGIVLSGLGLFMLVFGLQEGQRYDWGTIAGPISVWSLIIGGLVLLAVFVWWQARTRTEPLMSLQLYRDRNFSLANIGILSMGFAVVGQSIPLMLFAQKSMGLSPLQSALLLAPLAIISGLLAAPVGRLTDRTNPRNLAVFGFTVSCAATFWLGSVATADASMWTVWAPIAVNGLGNAFVWAPLAATATRNLPPQRAGSGAGVYNMTRQVGAVLGSAAVGVLMQSAVAANLGSLGVSGDVEQLTQSAGVLPQSLREPFAQAMGTSLYLPAAMLLVGAIAAACFAAPVREKAPVRG, from the coding sequence ATGGTCGTCGGGTTCTTCATGATCCTGGTCGACTCGACCATCGTGTCGGTGGCGACCGACTCGATCATGACCGGACTCGGCACCGATCTCGGCAGCGTCATCTGGGTCACCAGCGCCTACCTGCTCGCGTACGTCGTACCGCTGCTGCTGTCCGGGCGGCTGGGCGATCAGTTCGGCCCGCGGCGCATGTACCTCACCGGGCTTGCGGTCTTCACTCTCGCGAGCGCCGCGTGCGGGTTTGCCGGATCGGCCGAGCTGCTCATCGCGGCGCGCGTCGTGCAAGGTCTCGGCGCGGCGATGATGACGCCGCAGACGATGGCGGTCATCACCCGCACGTTCCCGCCGGACAAGCGGGGTACGGCGATGAGCCTGTGGGGATCGGTCGCCGGCATCGCGCTGCTCGTCGGTCCGCTCGCCGGCGGTTTCCTCGTCGGCACGCTGGGCTGGGAGTGGATCTTCTTCGTCAACGTGCCGGTCGGCATCGTCGCGTTTGCCCTCGCCTACCGGCTGGTGCCGCAGCTGCCCACCCACCGGCACCGCTTCGACGTACTGGGCATTGTGCTGTCGGGGCTCGGGCTGTTCATGCTGGTCTTCGGACTGCAGGAAGGCCAGCGCTACGACTGGGGCACGATCGCGGGGCCGATCAGCGTGTGGTCGCTGATCATCGGCGGGCTGGTCCTTCTCGCGGTCTTCGTCTGGTGGCAGGCGCGCACCCGGACCGAGCCGCTGATGAGCCTGCAGCTGTATCGCGACCGCAACTTCTCTCTGGCCAACATCGGCATTCTGTCGATGGGCTTCGCGGTCGTCGGCCAGTCGATCCCGCTGATGCTCTTCGCGCAAAAATCGATGGGACTGTCTCCGCTGCAGTCGGCACTGCTGCTTGCACCGCTCGCGATCATCTCCGGTCTGCTGGCCGCGCCGGTCGGCCGGCTGACCGACCGCACCAACCCGCGCAACCTCGCGGTGTTCGGCTTTACCGTCAGCTGCGCGGCGACCTTCTGGCTCGGCTCGGTCGCGACCGCGGACGCGTCGATGTGGACCGTCTGGGCGCCGATCGCCGTCAACGGTCTCGGCAACGCGTTCGTGTGGGCGCCGCTGGCCGCCACCGCGACCCGCAACCTGCCGCCGCAGCGCGCCGGCAGCGGCGCGGGTGTCTACAACATGACCCGCCAGGTGGGCGCCGTACTCGGCTCGGCCGCGGTCGGCGTACTCATGCAGAGCGCGGTCGCGGCCAACCTCGGATCACTCGGCGTGAGCGGCGACGTCGAGCAGCTCACCCAGTCAGCCGGCGTGCTGCCGCAGTCGTTGCGCGAGCCGTTTGCGCAGGCCATGGGCACCAGCCTCTATCTGCCGGCCGCGATGCTGCTGGTCGGAGCGATCGCCGCTGCGTGCTTCGCCGCGCCGGTCCGCGAAAAGGCGCCGGTTAGAGGCTGA